Proteins found in one Triticum urartu cultivar G1812 chromosome 4, Tu2.1, whole genome shotgun sequence genomic segment:
- the LOC125553976 gene encoding uncharacterized protein LOC125553976, with protein MDSTEALPDDALANILRRLPASDLAASRCVRKAWWAVVDAHRLLLPHFLPRAVRGLFVNYIDYDRPRFFARPSTERPAINGDLGFLPGYNWDFEPIVDHCNGLLIYGSEWRAFCVVNPATRRWERLPRLDAKNYNTYLVFDPAVSPHYQVFAIPQVLEKVVPVQPQPVPDKKPPTPFCLTEFFSLFEDTPEVLTKDLEEDCEDGPSELSPEQTIEEDIPAPSPIEVPEDPLIEDPEDLVEFPPSSWMLDVFSSSTKEWQKRLFVREGEALDTVATIRLDRLEPTFYGPRWRYGVYWRGALYVHCRGAFVARLSLKDGKYQLVKTPIDIEESKRAQPCLGKSEKGVYFATIHDEYLFRVWILNESCCQISWALKHHIDLNPWATIYLNQPKGIDKTWFLYGDNNEDGTNGDENFEWNSDDDNVLNIEDDYEPFYSHVSILGFHPYKEIVFLEVSSFRVVAYHLNSSKVQYLGRLRPKDYYQSFTNGIYESFLYTPCMIGELSERA; from the exons ATGGATTCGACGGAAGCCCTGCCGGACGACGCGCTCGCAAACAtcctccgccgcctcccggcATCCGACCTCGCCGCGTCCCGCTGCGTGCGCAAGGCGTGGTGGGCCGTCGTCGACGCCCACCGGCTGTTGCTTCCGCACTTTCTCCCGCGTGCGGTGCGCGGCCTCTTCGTCAACTACATCGACTACGACCGCCCGCGCTTCTTCGCCCGCCCCTCGACGGAGCGGCCCGCGATCAACGGCGATCTTGGCTTCTTGCCTGGGTACAATTGGGATTTCGAGCCAATTGTGGATCACTGCAACGGCCTCCTTATCTACGGCAGTGAGTGGAGGGCGTTCTGCGTGGTCAACCCTGCCACGAGACGGTGGGagcgtctcccacgccttgatgcCAAGAACTACAACACGTACCTCGTGTTTGATCCTGCCGTGTCACCGCATTACCAAGTGTTTGCGATTCCACAGGTGCTCGAGAAAGTTGTTCCAGTCCAACCACAACCAGTGCCCGACAAGAAGCCACCAACACCCTTCTGCCTCACTGAGTTTTTCTCGTTGTTTGAAGATACACCAGAAGTACTCACCAAGGACTTGGAAGAGGACTGCGAAGATGGACCATCGGAATTGTCACCGGAACAAACCATTGAAGAGGACATACCCGCACCGTCACCAATTGAGGTTCCAGAAGACCCACTAATTGAGGATCCAGAAGACTTGGTGGAATTTCCACCATCCTCATGGATGCTAGACGTGTTCTCGTCTAGTACAAAAGAATGGCAAAAGAGGTTGTTTGTCCGTGAAGGTGAGGCTTTGGACACGGTGGCTACTATACGGCTGGATAGATTGGAACCAACATTTTATGGGCCGAGGTGGCGCTACGGTGTCTACTGGCGAGGAGCACTCTATGTGCATTGTCGTGGTGCATTTGTTGCAAG GTTATCCTTAAAGGATGGCAAGTACCAACTAGTGAAAACACCAATAGATATCGAGGAAAGCAAGCGTGCACAACCTTGTCTGGGGAAATCAGAAAAAGGGGTTTACTTTGCAACAATTCACGATGAATATCTATTTCGGGTTTGGATTTTAAATGAATCATGTTGTCAGATATCTTGGGCATTGAAGCATCACATTGATCTTAACCCATGGGCAACGATATATTTGAACCAGCCTAAGGGAATTGACAAAACTTGGTTCTTATATGGTGATAATAATGAAGATGGAACCAATGGGGATGAGAATTTTGAATGGAACTCCGATGACGATAACGTTCTGAATATTGAAGATGATTATGAACCTTTCTACAGCCATGTTTCTATCCTCGGATTTCACCCCTACAAAGAGATTGTTTTCTTAGAGGTATCATCATTCAGAGTAGTGGCTTATCATCTGAATAGCTCAAAAGTTCAGTACCTGGGCAGATTACGCCCAAAGGATTATTATCAGTCATTTACAAATGGCATATATGAATCATTTCTGTACACCCCTTGCATGATTGGGGAGCTTTCAGAACGTGCTTGA